Proteins encoded in a region of the Caldisericia bacterium genome:
- the rsmI gene encoding 16S rRNA (cytidine(1402)-2'-O)-methyltransferase, whose amino-acid sequence MFGKLYIVSTPIGNLSDITIRALKILREVEIILCEDTRVTIKLLNRYRIKNKKLISYFEGNEAKRKDEIIDLLKKGKNVALVSDAGTPCVSDPGEVIVKEAIKHGILIEVIPGPSSIISSLIISGLKTTPFIFLGFFPRKKGEIEDLINKYFFINGTIIFYESPHRILKTLKILKEKFPERNISIIKELTKINEKVYRGKLKEVFYEIEKSEIKGEYVILIEGIERKEWEKDFEILKNLSFSKEDILKFMTKKYKGIKNILKRKLYED is encoded by the coding sequence TTGTTTGGCAAACTTTATATTGTATCTACACCAATAGGAAATCTTTCTGACATTACTATAAGGGCTTTAAAAATTTTAAGAGAAGTGGAAATAATTTTATGTGAAGATACAAGAGTAACAATTAAACTTTTGAATAGATACAGAATTAAAAATAAAAAACTTATCTCATATTTTGAAGGAAATGAAGCAAAAAGAAAAGATGAAATTATAGATTTATTGAAAAAAGGTAAAAATGTTGCACTTGTTTCTGATGCTGGAACTCCATGTGTTTCAGATCCAGGAGAAGTAATTGTTAAAGAAGCAATTAAACATGGAATTTTAATTGAAGTTATTCCAGGTCCATCTTCAATTATTAGCTCTCTTATTATATCTGGTTTAAAAACCACACCTTTTATATTTTTAGGATTTTTTCCAAGAAAAAAAGGTGAAATTGAAGATTTAATAAATAAATATTTTTTTATAAATGGAACAATTATTTTCTATGAATCTCCACATAGAATTTTAAAAACTCTTAAAATTTTAAAAGAGAAATTTCCTGAAAGAAATATATCAATTATAAAAGAATTAACTAAAATAAACGAGAAGGTTTATAGAGGCAAATTAAAAGAAGTTTTTTATGAAATAGAAAAAAGTGAAATTAAGGGAGAATATGTTATATTAATTGAGGGTATTGAAAGAAAAGAATGGGAAAAAGATTTTGAAATTTTAAAAAATCTAAGTTTTTCAAAAGAGGATATTTTGAAATTTATGACTAAAAAATATAAAGGAATAAAAAATATTTTAAAAAGAAAATTATATGAAGATTAA